Within Hoplias malabaricus isolate fHopMal1 chromosome 16, fHopMal1.hap1, whole genome shotgun sequence, the genomic segment CAAGTAAAAACAACATTCTGGCCTTATACAGTCATTAAAATGCTCAATTATAAGggagtaaaaatatttaaatgtttgctTGTATTTATACAATTTTGGCTTTTGATGGTTTGCAgctgaacacattttaaataaaataataataaaaaaaaaataagacagCCTTGTTTACTCAGGtaggttaaataaataaatactgcgTTCTTTTtagtgcaaaaataaaaatctactATTTGGGAATTTTTGCTTGCATTTTTGGTGCAAATAATTGGAATGAGAAGCCTATCGTAGCCTTGGAACTGAGTAAATTAAATGATCAACAATCTCTGTTTACATATTAGCGACTTTAGATggttttgtgatttttaaatgaGGCATTTACTCAGTTGCATATACTTGCATATTTCTGAAGACATGATTTTTAATCTATTGTTGTTTCTCAAGTTTGAGTCATGCTTATCAATTTAACAAAATCCAAATTATACtaaactgtaaatgtaaatgtggttCTACCCACctctttttataatattttttattttaatatatgcaTTTTTGGCTACACAGCCCTGCAACTCGTGCTCAAACAAGAGATCTGGCCTCGAGAGTGGGAAAGGAGCAATGGCTCAGATACTCAAAAGAGCCATAAATGCTGAAAAGGACTCCAAGCAACAAAGGAACAAGACAAAGAAAACTGCAGGGTCTTCACAAAGACCTCAAAACCAGGCAGTAAAGATAGAATACATTCCCTGGACATCCACCCTCACCATTCATCCAGGAGAGAGTGCAAGGCATCAATATCAAACCGCTCCACACAAGAGATTTCCCAGTGATGTGTTGCGGTCAGTAATGAACAACATAGTGGAGGCAAGGCTCACCTCAGTGGAGTACACAAGCAATTGTTCTGTAATTGCCAGAGAGCTGTCTGACTCTATCAAagaagcagcaaaaaatctcTCATATGAACGATACAAACTTATTTCTTATGTGGCCATTGGACAACTCAGAGACTCTGATGTCATATGCTCAAGCCGAGGAGTTTGgtgccaaactgcagacactttcacagaatacattttcaaaaatgatCAACTTTTTGCTTTATGTATACTCTTTGCTGTGTACCAAGAATAGACAAATTTGTGGAAGTGTGCAGTTTGTGCTATTAATTTCAGTAAATTCACATATACTGCTAGTAGAAATTGCAATTTAGAAATTAATCTatgaatttagttttttttttttttttttaccaaaatcattttaaaagcagacacaacacagataGCATGCAGATTTGTGTAACTTTGGGCAAAGCTGTGCCTGAACTGCTGGGCACACAGCTGGCTCATTGTCAATATGGTGAACTGCATGtaacaaatataacaaaacatacCTGTACCATGCCTGTCTGGCTGTGGAAACTTGGATGTCAGCCAAAATGGTCCAAAAAGTGACTTTTGgagactttcattcattatctgtaaccacttatacagttcagggtcgtggtgggtccagagcctatctggagggggcgccagtccttcacagggcaacacagacacacacaccaacgtgtgtttttggactgtgggaggaaaccagagcacctggaggaaacccatgcagacacggggagaacacaccaactcctcacaatcacccgaaatcgaacccacaacctccaggcccctggagctgtgtgacagcgacactacctgcagcaccaccatgccacccctttTGGAGACTTTTGTTGGCAttaattttgtgtttatgttgtCCTTGTGTGACAAGCCAGAACTATCTGCTCAAGAGCTGCCAATCCATGTGCAAGTGGAGCATAAAAATTGCAGATGTGGTATAGACTATGAAAAGAATAATTTTGTTTCCTTAGAACTACCACTCTTACAACtacatttttgatatttttatttctaatagACCTCTCAAATCATTTGGAAATTTGCTTAGCTTCAGAGCCCAGACCATACTAGGCTTTCTGAGACAGGTAGTGCTGAATGTAGTGCTGTCTG encodes:
- the LOC136671350 gene encoding dynein light chain Tctex-type 5-B: MAQILKRAINAEKDSKQQRNKTKKTAGSSQRPQNQAVKIEYIPWTSTLTIHPGESARHQYQTAPHKRFPSDVLRSVMNNIVEARLTSVEYTSNCSVIARELSDSIKEAAKNLSYERYKLISYVAIGQLRDSDVICSSRGVWCQTADTFTEYIFKNDQLFALCILFAVYQE